From Camelus dromedarius isolate mCamDro1 chromosome X, mCamDro1.pat, whole genome shotgun sequence, one genomic window encodes:
- the LOC105106237 gene encoding protein FAM47A-like, protein MADKKWLLGPGPLEPMPLGMNCKPWYRDKLPSKCFAKHKKALLKFPTSLDGRRWVFVKEGLADFRKGCPPCEDVIPGGPEEGFVPVIAHRVPQLGPKKGQRKLPKTANLSSTLSPAQPARKAFVEDIEAHLTEHPLALYPNLEEDLPADLLLKVLEVLDPDRKLKDTWAYCEGPRKRTKPSTKLRKKRPAKVYVEPIERAPKSYPSSLHYKDRKPSSFLEFLEKIADSHPASLHHEGKKSSIDPEPLEQAPESKPASLHHKRKKAHIYLEFFKKAPESHPVSLHQEDKSNIHPELLEKAPESHPASLHQEDKSNIHPELLEKAPESHPASLHHEGRKSSICPEPLEKAPESHPASLHHERRKSSINPEPLEKAPESHPASLHHERRKSSIYPEPLEKAPESHPASLHHERRKSSIYPEPLEKAPESHPASLHHERRKSSIYQEPLEKAPESHPASFHHEGRKSSIHLEPLEKPPESRRSSFHHEDKKSSIHLEPLEKPPESRRSSFHHEDKKSSIHLEPLEKPPESRRSSFHHEDKKSSIYPEPLEKPPESHPASLHHEDSNSSIYSEPPEKAPESHRSSLHRKDRKSSRKDSLTDPRTSRKIPKGIRQFCKWVATFGDLGIDEEFIMKKCEVKCECPPTYGTGCIKKVTKVPSEVKHCIGLNEMEERKFSIEERNWERKLQKPENPYKPNWVKMRYGAWYLKPKLWKKLINDEPLTDPKGLLGTQGGCFGRRLPEQDILEDLYGTIAFKDYILSKGYEMPDILERLFIRKGWTYDSVKTPIQRVIKMTLNKEEDTCEDG, encoded by the coding sequence ATGGCGGACAAGAAGTGGCTGCTAGGACCAGGGCCGCTGGAACCAATGCCCCTGGGCATGAACTGCAAGCCCTGGTACAGAGACAAGTTACCTTCCAAGTGTTTCGCAAAGCACAAGAAGGCGCTCCTGAAGTTCCCCACCTCCCTGGACGGCCGGCGGTGGGTATTTGTGAAAGAGGGGCTGGCCGACTTCCGGAAGGGCTGCCCACCTTGTGAAGATGTGATCCCTGGTGGCCCTGAGGAGGGCTTTGTCCCTGTGATTGCTCACAGAGTTCCCCAGCTGGGCCCCAAAAAGGGTCAGAGAAAGCTGCCCAAGACAGCAAACCTGTCTTCCACGCTCTCGCCAGCCCAGCCAGCACGGAAGGCATTTGTGGAGGACATCGAAGCCCACCTGACCGAACATCCCTTGGCTCTCTACCCAAATCTGGAGGAAGATCTACCTGCAGACCTCTTATTAAAGGTACTGGAAGTGCTCGATCCTGACAGGAAGCTGAAGGATACATGGGCTTATTGTGAAGGCCCCAGGAAGAGAACAAAGCCCTCCACAAAGCTTCGTAAAAAACGTCCTGCCAAGGTCTACGTGGAACCTATCGAGAGGGCTCCCAAGTCATATCCATCCAGTTTGCATTATAAGGACAGGAAGCCAAGCAGCTTCCTGGAATTTCTCGAGAAGATTGCTGACTCACATCCAGCCAGTCTGCATCATGAGGGCAAGAAGTCAAGCATCGATCCAGAACCTCTCGAGCAGGCTCCTGAGTCAAAGCCAGCCAGTTTGCATCACAAGCGCAAGAAAGCACACATCTACCTGGAATTTTTCAAGAAGGCTCCTGAGTCACATCCAGTCAGTTTGCATCAGGAGGACAAGTCCAACATCCACCCGGAACTTCTCGAGAAGGCTCCTGAGTCACATCCAGCCAGTCTGCATCAGGAGGACAAGTCCAACATCCACCCGGAACTTCTCGAGAAGGCTCCTGAGTCACATCCAGCCAGTTTGCATCACGAGGGCAGGAAGTCAAGCATCTGCCCGGAACCTCTCGAGAAGGCTCCTGAGTCACATCCAGCCAGTCTGCATCACGAGCGCAGGAAGTCAAGCATCAACCCGGAACCTCTCGAGAAGGCTCCTGAGTCACATCCAGCCAGTCTGCATCACGAGCGCAGGAAGTCAAGCATCTACCCGGAACCTCTCGAGAAGGCTCCTGAGTCACATCCAGCCAGTTTGCATCACGAGCGCAGGAAGTCAAGCATCTACCCGGAACCTCTAGAGAAGGCTCCTGAGTCACATCCAGCCAGTTTGCATCACGAGCGCAGGAAGTCAAGCATCTACCAGGAACCTCTCGAGAAGGCTCCTGAGTCACATCCAGCCAGTTTCCATCACGAGGGCAGGAAGTCAAGCATCCACTTAGAACCTCTCGAGAAGCCTCCAGAGTCACGTCGATCCAGTTTCCATCACGAGGACAAGAAGTCAAGCATCCACTTAGAACCTCTCGAGAAGCCTCCAGAGTCACGTCGATCCAGTTTCCATCATGAAGACAAGAAGTCAAGCATCCACTTAGAACCTCTCGAGAAGCCTCCAGAGTCACGTCGATCCAGTTTCCATCATGAAGACAAGAAGTCAAGCATCTACCCGGAACCTCTGGAGAAGCCTCCTGAGTCACATCCAGCCAGTCTGCATCATGAGGACAGTAACTCAAGCATCTACTCGGAACCTCCTGAGAAAGCTCCTGAGTCACATCGATCCAGTTTGCATCGTAAGGACAGGAAGTCAAGCAGAAAGGATTCACTCACTGATCCTCGTACTTCTAGAAAAATACCCAAAGGAATTCGTCAATTCTGCAAATGGGTTGCTACTTTTGGAGACTTGGGCATTGATGAAGAGTTCATCATGAAAAAGTGTGAGGTTAAATGTGAGTGCCCACCAACCTATGGTACAGGCTGCATCAAGAAAGTAACCAAGGTTCCTTCAGAGGTCAAACACTGCATAGGGCTAAATGAAATGGAGGAGAGAAAATTCTCAATCGAGGAGCGAAACTGGGAGAGGAAACTCCAGAAACCAGAGAATCCTTATAAACCCAACTGGGTGAAGATGAGGTATGGCGCATGGTATCTGAAGCCCAAGTTGTGGAAAAAGCTAATCAATGATGAACCTTTGACGGACCCCAAGGGCTTACTTGGAACTCAAGGCGGGTGTTTTGGAAGGAGGCTTCCTGAACAGGACATTCTTGAAGATCTTTATGGAACAATTGCCTTTAAAGATTACATTCTAAGCAAGGGGTACGAGATGCCAGACATCCTTGAGAGGTTGTTTATCAGGAAGGGATGGACCTATGATTCTGTTAAGACTCCTATACAAAGAGTAATAAAAATGACCTTAAACAAAGAAGAGGATACATGCGAAGATGGTTAG